One genomic segment of Scomber japonicus isolate fScoJap1 chromosome 23, fScoJap1.pri, whole genome shotgun sequence includes these proteins:
- the srr gene encoding L-threonine dehydratase catabolic TdcB, producing the protein MAEVSADSVTLDLLREARETVRSSPLGVINTPMIPWCQTTLPLSVDCNIHIKLENMQRTGSFKIRGVANQFARRPKGGHFVTMSAGNYGKSFAYASKHYGSKGKVVMPETAPVSRSILIQSFGVEVERVPTSCLMNVVNRCVQVDNMTFLHSYDDLDLIAGHASLGMEVLEVMPEPDVVVVCCGGGGLLAGVAAAIKLSGCDKTRIYGVEPEGACTMYKSFIEKKPVGMDTKSIASGLAPPFAGKLPYELCQRYVEAIVLVNDEEIKAAVSTLYRSGLVVEPSGCAAFAAIVNNKIPELEGKNVVCVLSGGNVGKDELANFPD; encoded by the exons ATGGCCGAGGTGTCTGCAGACAGTGTCACCCTGGATCTGCTGAGAGAAGCCAGGGAAACGGTGAGAAGCAGCCCCCTGGGTGTCATCAACACTCCCATGATCCCCTGGTGTCAGACCACCCTGCCTCTCAGCGTGGACTGCAACATCCACATCAAACTGGAGAACATGCAGAGGACTG GGTCTTTTAAGATCAGAGGAGTGGCCAATCAGTTTGCCAGGAGACCGAAAGGTGGGCATTTTGTCACCATGTCTGCCGGGAACTATGGGAAGTCTTTTGCGTACGCCTCAAAACACTACGGGTCAAAGGGCAAGGTGGTGATGCCGGAAACTGCCCCGGTGTCCAGATCCATCCTCATACAG AGTTTTGGGGTTGAAGTGGAGCGAGttcccacttcctgtctgatgaATGTGGTGAATCGGTGCGTTCAGGTGGACAACATGACCTTCCTGCACTCCTATGATGACCTGGATCTGATCGCGGGGCATGCCAG ccTGGGTATGGAGGTGCTGGAGGTAATGCCTGAGCCagatgtggtggtggtgtgctGTGGTGGAGGGGGGCTGCTGGCAGGAGTAgctgctgctatcaaactgtCAGGCTGTGATAAAACCAGGATCTATGGTGTGGAGCCAGAAGGAG CCTGCACCATGTACAAAAGCTTCATTGAGAAGAAGCCAGTGGGCATGGACACCAAGAGTATCGCTTCAGGACTTGCACCACCTTTTGCAG GTAAGCTGCCCTACGAGCTGTGCCAGCGTTACGTGGAGGCGATCGTCCTGGTGAACGATGAGGAGATCAAGGCGGCGGTGTCCACTCTCTACAGGTCTGGACTCGTGGTGGAGCCGTCGGGCTGTGCTGCCTTCGCTGCCATCGTTAACAACAAGATACCTGAGCTGGAGGGCAAGAACGTCGTGTGCGTCCTCAGTGGAGGGAACGTCGGCAAAGATGAACTCGCTAACTTCCCAGACTGA
- the trmu gene encoding mitochondrial tRNA-specific 2-thiouridylase 1, translated as MGFVRHVVCAMSGGVDSSVAALLLKRRGYSVTGVFMKNWDSLDESGLCSSERDCEDAYKVCKTLDIPFHQVSYVKEYWHEVFSNLLKEYEKGRTPNPDILCNKHIKFNHFHKYAINTLGADAMATGHYARTSQEDAEVFQQTYTAPPTKLFRDRFEIRNPVRLHKGADLFKDQTFFLSQISQDALRQTLFPLAGLTKDFVKKIAAEAGFHHVLKKKESMGICFIGERNFESFILEYLESKPGNFVSIEDGTIKGTHKGWFTLTLGQRARIGGQKDAWFVVDKDITTGDVFVAPSTDHLSLYRDTMRTERFHWIADEPPPALARTQMMECHFRFIHQMPLTPCTVTLNMDSSVWISLSQPVRALTPGQFAVLYKGDECLGSGKIIQMGPSEYTLQQGRERLIAAAQEKEKQTPEPVS; from the exons ATGGGTTTTGTAAGGCACGTCGTGTGCGCCATGTCCGGCGGCGTCGACAGCTCCGTGGCGGCGTTGTTACTGAAGAGAAGAG gcTACAGTGTGACAGGAGTGTTTATGAAGAACTGGGACTCTCTGGATGAAAGCGGGCTGTGCTCCTCAGAGAGAGACTGTGAGGACGCCTATAAAGTGTGTAAGACTCTGGACATCCCCTTCCACCAAGTGTCTTATGTCAAAGAGTACTGGCATGAAGTTTTTAG TAATCTGTTGAAGGAATATGAGAAAGGCAGAACTCCAAACCCAGATATACTGTGCAACAAGCACATCAAATTCAACCATTTCCACAAGTATGCCATCAACACTCTGG GTGCTGATGCCATGGCAACGGGCCACTACGCTCGGACGTCCCAGGAAGACGCAGAGGTTTTTCAGCAGACATACACAGCCCCGCCCACCAAGCTCTTCAGAGATCGTTTTGAGATCAGAAATC CGGTGAGGCTGCACAAGGGAGCAGATCTCTTCAAAGACCAAACCTTCTTCCTCAGTCAGATCTCACAAGACGCCTTACGACAAACCCTGTTCCCACTCGCTGGACTCACCAAAGATTTTGTGAAAAAGATTGCTGCTGAAGCTGGGTTTCACCACGtactgaagaagaaagag AGCATGGGCATCTGCTTCATTGGAGAGAGAAACTTTGAAAGCTTTATTTTAGAG TATCTAGAATCTAAACCGGGAAATTTTGTCTCCATTGAGGACGGGACCATAAAGGGAACACACAAAG GCTGGTTCACTCTGACGCTGGGCCAGAGGGCGAGGATAGGAGGGCAGAAAGACGCCTGGTTTGTGGTGGACAAAGACATCACTACTGGAGATGTGTTTGTG GCTCCATCTACTGATCACTTGTCTCTTTACCGTGACACAATGCGGACGGAGCGCTTCCACTGGATAGCAGATGAACCGCCTCCCGCACTAGCTAGGACCCAGATGATGGAGTGTCACTTCCGCTTCATCCACCAGATGCCACTCA CTCCCTGTACTGTGACTCTAAACATGGACAGTTCTGTGTGGATCTCACTCTCCCAACCAGTTAGAGCTCTGACACCTGGACAG TTTGCTGTACTCTACAAAGGGGACGAATGTCTGGGTAGTGGGAAGATCATCCAGATGGGGCCCAGTGAATACACACTCCAGCAGGGCCGAGAGCGTTTGATAGCAGCCGCAcaggagaaggagaagcagaCCCCCGAGCCAGTCAGCTGA